A region of the Lycium barbarum isolate Lr01 chromosome 1, ASM1917538v2, whole genome shotgun sequence genome:
AAATCAAGATGTCAGAAAACGGAAGGACAGAATATGGAAACAAAACACTGAGGTATAAAAGAAGCACTTAAAGCCTCCCTAGTGCTTCAGGAAGAAAACAAACTTGAGTTTACCAAACAAGAGTAAAGCCTCACCTCAGGAGCAAATCCCTCTATGTGGTCCTTTTCCTTTTGTAGAACAGCAGGGGACACGAAAAGTGGGAAGTAGGAGTTCTTTATCTTCATCTTCTTAATTTCGGCATCAAAAAAAGTCTACAAACAAAGAATTAAGAATGCATTATAAATTTAATGATGAAAAGGGTTGACAATGGACCAAAATTGTTTAGCTCTTTATTATTTTTGGTGTAAGCAGGAATGTCTAGTGAAAACAGAAGATATCTTTGATGTTTTGGACAATATGTAACTAGTAATATAGGAAGGCGCTTTTTTGCTATAATCTGTAATAGTTTGGTTGGGGGACTATACTTTTATGGTATAGTATACCTGTGGATATATAGAATGTTAccattatccaaaaaaaaaaaaaaaagggaccgaAATTGGTCCAAAAATAAGACGTCAATCACGTAGataaaattttctttttcaaaagaaTTGTCAACATAACTGACATGAAAAAAGAATTCAATACTGAATTAGCCCGACAACAAACAATCATTTTAAGGAGCAAACTTACTTGCAATATCTCCCAGATGGACATTGCCCATGGCCGTAAGATATAACAGCCAGAAATGTCATAGTACTCAATCATTTCACCACTAACAACCACCTACATTTATTAGTTAAGGAGAAGTCAATATCATGATATGTGATAAGAAGCTTTACCAAAAAATAATGATATGTGATAAGAAGGAACTTGCAAATGCGATAAGAGAGGAAGTGCATAGAAAAAGCAGGAATCTTAACAAATGCATAATGCTAATGAGCAGACAAATACCAAAGTCACCGGCAGTTGAAGGTGTATATGAAATTGAGCTTTTGATTATACTACTTGTCTGGTAGAGCACATTAAATTTTCTAAAAAGCTGGAGATACAGGCAGGTTAAAGCATAACGAAGTATTATGTTCCCCGTGTCTTAAATTTCCTTTTGCTACTCAGCATTTTCTCATTATGACTTCATTTGTATCCAGCAAAACTCATTTGGCAATAGAGGCATTCTGACATATATAAAGGGAGCCAGGAATTTCAACTTTTGAGTATATTAGTATAAAATAGGTAGGCTGTAACTTGTAAGCTCCTTATCACAAAAAAAAGTACTGTATAAAATAGGCTTATGCCAATCTCACACAGAAAACATGAAACCAAAAAAGAAGCGGTACAACATAAGATAACGGAATTCCTGAAAGAATTTCTTAAAGATCTGTGCTCTTTCCAACCCAATGAGATGGTGGATTCCAGTTTTTGATTCCAGTCTACAAGTTTTGATGATTATGATTCATGTGTATTTTCACTATGTTTAGCCTTTTTTCCTCGACAGTTTTATTTGGGCCAGCTTGCGCACTCCTCAACAATTCCACCGGAACTTGCTACCTCCCCCCAGCACAGGCACCGAGTAACTCTGCCCACCAAATCTTAGGCAGATCCAGAAGAATCAACTACTAGCAttttttgtctctactaggattaGAACATGAGAACTCATGGTTTTCTTCCCACTATGTTTAGCAATATTTATATCACAAAATTTGTATATGTTGTTCACACCGTTTTCACTGAGACCCATAAAATTCAGTTCTACATCTTTTACATGTGATAGTTCACTTAGGCCACAAGGTTTAATGTACTAGAGTTCCACACAATGGTCCCAAAGAATTGGAAACTTAAACTaacaatcacaaaaaaaaaaaaaaaaaaaaaaaaaaaaaaaaaggattcagAAGATCAAACTTGCCATCCCGTTGTCCAGCTACCTTGTGTCAAAATAAGATGGTATAAGTCTTCCAACACTAACTTGAACATAGAAGATATAATTACTATGACAAGATTATGTTTCATTTCACATCTAAATGAAGCAGGAAGCAAAAGTCTTGACATGTAAACTAAAGGATAAAGGATATACAACCAACAGAGAAGCGCTGCAGACCCTAGCAAAGGACCATTAATGAAGGCCAATTTGACACTCATCAGTGTCAGGACAGCGCCAACAAACGAATACATAGGTGGTTCAGTGTAGTTATAAgtaaatatatattaaaaaaaatataatgttaattATATACCATTTGATGGCTGAGCGACGAAGAATAAGAGAGATAGCATCCTAACTGGCTAATGACGAGGGGGAAAGAATTCCAATGTATAATCCTAATTACCACCTACACAACTTCATTAGTTCAAGGAATGCAGGATAGTATGGTTCTTCTGATATAAAGTAGTTTAGAAGGCAAGAATAAGCATTGGAGCCTCTTTAAAGCAAGATTAAAGTGTACTCTTGCGTAAGAAGACCTAAAACACCAGACAAAGGAATTAAAGAAAGAAGAAGCTAAAAGTGTCTGGGAACTCATTCCAACTCTTTTTTTGCACAAAGCAAAATAACCTCAGATTCAGAAACACCTTGATACATTTAACATCTCTAATAATTGAAAATTTCAAGCTTACCTCAGAATACCACTCCCCGAAGCTCTCCTCTTTCTTGTAAGAGAGACCAAGACCTGTCTCTTTcttgatttctttcttttttccatGAACTACCTCTTTCTTGACTTTGACTTCTTTCTTTTTTCCCTCTAAACAAAGGACAAGAGGGATAATATTAGACAAAGTGCAAACTGAAAAAATTGAAGAGTGAGAACAGAAAACTTGTGTTAAAAGCAATCGAGAAGTGATAATTACTTACTATCTGAATCTTTACTAGCCATGGCAGCAAACACCTCAAACGACAGCTAAGAATGCTCCCTCCAAATTGCCAGGGTACTATTTTAACAGCAAAACAGTGCCACAACTGATAAATCTCAAAAAAGATCAACTTGCAGAAGCATACGATTATCATCTATCTCTTTTCTTGTGAATTTGATTGATCAATCAATTTAAGAATATGAAAGTTTTGCACCCTTTTTTACTGGATGCATCAAAATTTTCATCCAGATCAGCCTTTAAACTATTTCAACACTATCAATTACTCAATCACATTAGAACTTGCATACACATATGAAAAACAGAAGCTGCTAGCTACAATAATCTGAATTTCAACACTATCAATTACTCAATTACATAAGAACCCGCATACACATGAAAAACAGAAGCTACTAGCTGCAATAACCTGAATCGTAATAATGCCCGAAAAAAAGTAGTTTTAAGACGGTGCTATATCAAAAGTTTTAACCTTTGCCCATAAACAGGCATGAGACTTAGAGAAACAAATCATGACAAGAATGAAAGACATGGATTTGGGTATACGCTAAAAACAACATAATAAACTCAGTGAGCTATATAACCGTACATCAGGCAAAGTGAGACATATTATAAGGCTTGACGCAATGTAACACAAGAAACCCCATTAACATATGAAATTAGCCAATATAATGTAGCCATAACAGAGAAAAGAGATGGGCGACAGACCTAGGCAATGAACAGCGAGGCGGCGCAGagtgaaggagaaagagagagtGTCAACGCTCGCTGTGAAAGAGTAAAGGAAAATGAGCAATATATCCACTTTGACGTACGACTGGAATTTCACTTTCACCCCTCTATTGAAAATCACAGAATTCACTCCCACCAGACGGTAAATATGCTAAAAATTGATTTTTcctcacggagatatttttttaacgAATCAGACCCGacacaccagaaaaaaaattatcatgtggctttagaaaaatgtctactaaaaaaatataggtagacttttttttaaagtcacgtgacatttttttttaattaaaaaataacctaaatgattcTTAAAAAAACCCCGTCAGCgaaaaggatatatttgcactattttgtaacggcaggggtatatatataccacttttataacgaggggtatatgaATATCTGCTCTAatcacaaagttgaggggtatatttgcaccttttcccttcttctttttttatgacAAGGAACGCGCAGCCGTTAGCTGGGTGCACACAGGATAAagtgggcaatttgcacgattgcccttatttaggggtgctctttaatttttgcccctcaaatttgttggtcttcaatttttgtccTTCTCCTAAAAACCTTTGGGTTTCGAGTTCTAACCCCACTtagtaaaaaaaatttaaaaaatcgtAAGGCAAATTTTGCATGAAACTCTCCCTCATAAGGTAGAGTTTGCCATCAATAAGGTAGAACTCTGCCTTATCATGCAGGCAAACTCTGCGTTGCAAATCCAAcctctgccttgcaatttttttttttgaccgagcgaggttcgaacccaaaaccttagGGTATTTTTAGTCACTTTTTTAAGCcaatggcaaaaattaaagaccaatgcctcTGAAGGACAATCCACGCAGAAAAAATGAATTTTGCTTCTATGCAATAGCCCGTAAATCACATCGGAAAGATAATTaccactaggcaagccccgtacGACAAGCTCGACTAGAAGACAAATCGTTGTTGTGGTATGCAGGGGTTTCGAGCATGAGACCTCCTCCATTATGGAAGTCTCGTGAttaaccaactgagccacccttgcggataaaaaataattttattttacaaaatgatttttatCAGAAGCGCTTGTTGGAAAAGTATTTATGAAGAATAACATTTTGTTAATATTAAGCAGCAATTTTTATGCTTGCCTAAGGTTTTAAAAGTGTTTTTGAGAAAAAGCTACTCTATccttttcaaaataagtgtcgctTTAGCTTAAAAAATTTATCCCAATATAATTGTTATTTTAGGAATTCAAGATTAAAGTTGCAAGTATTTTCAATTATTATGCCCTTGAATATTAAAAAAGCAGTCctctactccctccggatcaaaaagagtgtccacttagtcatttgcacaccccttaagaaagtactaactcctagataaaaagaagtaatttgactaaactacccctaattaaataggtattgggatttgatcacataataCTTCATAGGggtaaatctgaaaaaataaggttaattctttcttgatttgataggTGGACTCTCTTTGactcaagaaaaaaaggctaagtggacacttttttttatccggagggagtattagatTGCTAATTCTATAAAACATGTGATAAATATGGTTAACCTAGTAAACTATACCTGCTATTTAGTGTTTTTCTTAGTGGACGTTAAAAGAGTTAAAAACGACAGTTATTTTGGGATAGGGGCAGTACTATTTTTTCTGAGCTAGAAAAAAAATGGATATTACTCAAAAGCACTTAATTTTTTCTACAAGCTTGGTCAAACATCTCAATTATCTAAAATTAGCatttcttaaaataaaaatataaacatTTTTACTTCTCAAAAGCTTAGTCAAACGGACTAATACttataacaaaaagaaaaataatgtgAAAAATTTACCAAAGTATACTAATAATTTAAGAATTGAAATATAATCAATTAATTTTACCCTATTATACCAAAGTGATTAAAAAAAATGGAAGCAAACAGTGAGTGAGATTTATGATAACTTTTAATTTACTTTGAGATATAATTCTCTCTGCAAGATCCACTAATGGCGCAAATCTAATTTTGTATCGTATTTTCTGTTATTATTTTGAATATTTAATAACGGAGATCATTAATTGCTTCGGTCAATTTGAGTGTTCCACCTTTCTTTTTATGTTTCGCTTACATTTTATTTATACGCTATGGATAGATACATCCTGTAATTTATTTCCTTGAACGTGCAATTAAATTATTCATACGTATTAGTAATTGCTTACCACACGTAATTGTGATTATGGACTATATCATCCAAACTAAAGCCAGTATTTCTACGTTATTGTTGGTTCAGAGACGAATCCAGGATTTCAAGAGGATAAGTTcatcttagatttttttttttttaaaagactgCATTTAGTAGGGTTTGATCCCACAACTTTAAGGGAATAAAGGTAGCACTTAGCCATTGCTTCATTCAGTCTAGTTAAAGCATGTGTTTCTTTAGTTAATATTTGATATATTTTACGgagtatatatataatataccgagtttagtTGGATGACCATGTGTTTACGTGACCCATTTTTTATATCTGGATTCGCCTCTGCTTGGTTCTAATTTGCTTATTAGAAGTCATTGAATTTCTCTTTTAACTAATGAACTATCTTGTTTTATTTGCCAAACAAAGTGCAGCATTTTGATCATTCGCGTAAGGAAAAAGAACGTAGAGAGGGGAGGTCATGCTGGTCATCAATTAGTTCACTATTTTCACCTTCCATGTACCTATCGAGGAAATATTAATTTTTTCTATTAGATATAAGTACCAAAGGAGGACCAACATAGCATTAATAAATTGTACATAGAGTATTTCATGTTGTACCCATCTATTTTTATTATATTCTattctatattatatatattatattatatacttcttttctattatatataagtggctAAGAGGGACCAACACCGTAATAACTACTTGTGCcaaaagctttacaaattgtacacgcaatgaatgcttgtaccaaaagctatataacttgtacactttaaccaactgtttttttatctcacgtggacatatgtcatagtgcttaatatttattcccttctcatatatagatgtatgcacttcaattttaattcttcgacacatttatttcctctgtgcacttttacctgttcacttttgacttttcacgttcttgctgaatatttattctcttctcatatatagatgtatgcagttcaattttaattctcctatacaaatttatttcctccgtgcacttttacttgttcacttttgacttttcacgttctttaagaattaataaatcccacgtggacatatgtcatagtactgaatatttattctcttctcatgtatacacgtatgcacttcaattttaattctccgacacatatttatttcctccgtgcacttttacttgttcacttttgacttttcacgttcttgctaaatatttacatatgtcatagtacttaatagttattcctttctcatgtatagacgtgtaattctccgacacatttatttctccatgcacttttacttgtttacttttgacttttcacgttcttgctaaatatttattcttttctcatgtatagacgtatgcagttcaattttaattctcctacacaaatttatttcctccgtgcacttttacttgttcacttttgtcttttcacgttctttaaaaattaataaatcccacgtggacatatgtcatagtactaaatatttattctcttctcatgtatacacgtatgcacttcaattttaattctccgacacctATTTATTTCCTCTGCgcacttttacttgttccatatatatacgtatgcacttcaattttaattctccaacacatatttatttcctccgtgcacttttacttgttcacttttgacttttcacgttcttgctgaatatttactctcttctcatgtatatatgtatgcacttcaattttaattttccgacacatatttatttcctccgtgcacttttacttattcacttttgacttttcatgttttttaagaattaataaatgaagtactccctctgtcccatattatttggccacattacttgactttttacattatttcaaaattaataaataaagtattcCCTTCGTCTCATGTTACTTGACCACATtattatacttgacttttcacgttctttaagaattaataaatgaagtactcccttcatctcatattacttggttgtacactttaaccaactacttttttatctcatGTGGACATATGGCATAGtagtgaatatttattctcttctaatgtatacacgtatgcacttcaattttaattttccgacacatttatttcccccgtgcacttttacttgttaacttttgacttttcacgttcttttgaattaataaatgaagtactccctccgttccatattacttggccacattactagctaaaaatttctaatatatataagtgtccaagaggaacgaacacaacaacaacaaataagaggaaaagaaaaaaaatatgaagaCTCACTACGGAAAATCGCaatatcctttgcaaaatatacaaaccataaagaataactaaattgagtaatcaaattaatcatgttgggcttCGTACATCGCACGAGCATAGTTTGCTAGTTTAACTactaaagttaaattgtttagCTCGATCTAAACATCAACTAGTGATTTCTTTTTTGTTTGAAAATTGATTTAcacttctgtttttttttttttttttctccatgcGACACAAGTCCAAACAAGAGAGTCGAGAGATGCTGTGCTGACAAAACTCCATTACACTTGACTCTCCTCCTCTGCTCGTGGTGGAGTAATTTGCAAAGCCAAGTAAAGGCATTGGAGTTGGGGCACATAAATGGGGGACGAAAAGGACGCTTTTTATGTGGTGTGTAAAGGGGATGTGATCGCGGTCTATAAGAACCTGAGTGATTTGCAAGCTCTGCTACGAACATCTGTCGGTGAACCAACCATAAATGTTTATAAAGGGTATCACCTGGCTAAGCAATCTGAAGAGTATCTGGCCTCTCATGGACTCAAAAATGCAATGTATTCTATGGATTTCAGCGATGTTCGTGATGATCTCTTTGGGATACTCATCCCATGCCCTTTTCGGTAACCTGGCTCTTCAAAAGATAAAATAATCGGGAAGAATATTCAGGAAAAGAGGATTCAGATGGAGGTGGTGCCATCTCCTTCGTTTTCAGCTGCTGGTCAGCAAAAACATGCCAAATTAGACAATTTCCTAGAACTGCCCCCAATTTCGTCATATTGTCCCCGCCACATGCAGTGCTCATGCATTCTTGAGTTTGATGGGGCTTCAAAGGGGAATCCTGGACCAGCTGGGGCTGGGGCTGTGCTACGTGCTGCAGATGGAAGTATGGTTTTCCGGTTGCGTGAAGGTGTGGGACACGCAACTAACAACGTTGCTGAATATAGAGGCGTAATCTTAGGGCTAAAATATGCTCTTGAGAAAGGTTTCAAACACATAAAAGTTAAGGGCGACTCAAAACTTGTCTGCATGCAGGCTCAAGGAATCTGGAAATGTAAGAACCAGAATATGACTGACCTATGCAAGATTGTCAAAGAGCTTAAAGATCAGTTTATGTCATTCCAAATCAACCATATGGACAGAGAATTCAACACCGAAGCCGATGCCCAGGCAAATTTTGCCGTGTATCTCAAGAATGGTGAATTTCAAGTGGAATGTGACATGAAATAACTTAATAATGTGAAGTCACCACCTACCTCAACTTGTTGGGATTTTGGGAAGGATGAATGACCCCCAAGACGTGTAATGTATTTTTGGTGGTCTAAAACCATGTCTTTTTCCTTGTAGATATATGATCTGATTAATTAATCTCGTCTCATTTGCAATGGAAATTAGttggtccaaaaaaaaaaaaaaaaaaaagtccaaacAAGAAAAAATATCAATGGTCAAAAACTCACTTTTTTGTTTTAGTTTTCTATTTGAACTATCGTATGAGtgagagtttcctacctaaactatgaccaattagtttgcaaaacacatctcaactatcagttgttcacttttcctacctgaacaatcatcaactagtttgcaaaacacacctcattaaaagtgaacaagtgaTAGTTGAGGtatgttttgcaaactagttagtgatagttcaggtaggaaaggTGAATAACTGATAGTTGAGGCGTGTTTTACAAATTAGTTAAAGATAGTTTAAATAGAAACTCTCACACAATtcagatagaaaaaaaaaaatttaaaaaaagaagaagtcatACTTGAGATATGTTTTTGATCCTTAATCCATTAACTTTGAAATAAAAGTAAACGAAGTCCAGCAACCTAGGTGGCTGACGAGGAAAATTATGAATTTGTTAGGAATCATATAGGAAAGTGTTCCACCCAAAACAGGACTTTAGATCAGACGATAATTATCTAATTAGAATTTGATTATAAATTATCCCTTATTTTATCTGGAAGCTGACAGCAAATATCTCTGCTAGTGTTGCCAAGAAGTCCATAATAGACCCTCTTCAAAGCCGTGACTGATGGCGAAGAAAAATTTCTTGGGCCTCATATGTGCAAGTATTTCAAAAGGTATGATCCAACTTCTGgtcaattcttgaaaacaatgAATTGGAGTATTTATAATTAGCTTAGAATTGTTGGGCGAAAACAACTTAAAGATATTTTTTCATGATGATATTGTCTGCTTTGGCCAAGTTCACACGATTTTATCAAAAAATCTCGCACCATTAAGAATATTCAACACCTTATATATAACCTTTTTTCCTATCTAATTTCCATGTGAGACTTTGTTTACACACACTTAACAACACCTTTCCTCCTATGTCACTCTCAAAGTTCAATTACCATCTAATCAAATCAAGATATACCATCAAAGATTGTGGCGGGCGATAAGTGCCTTGAGTTCTTAATTAAACGTCTTGAGTTCAAAAATTTGAGTCCTAATAATAGAATCATCTTTGGTATGTAATTTACCCTTCAAAGTGGACTTTCCGGCGAGAAGTCAAGATTAGTTGAGCTCCGCAGCGGGTACTAAGCACATGGTGTGAAACATAAAAACAACGAGACTTATTAATATAAGTCCTTCAAACAACAAGACTTATTAATAATATAAGTCCTTCAATTTTCTTCTCCAACACTTATCACTAGCTACTAGCTAGCACATTCAAAACTCATTAACATATACATTTGGTCATGGACTGGTGTTCATGGCTCTCCAAAACTAGCCTGGAGCATTCTCTTGTTCATGAATATGCCCTTACTTTTGCACACAATGAACTTGTACAAGACGACATAGTTTATTTCAACCACGAATTTCTGCAGAGCATGGGCATAAATATAGCCAAGCATAGGCAAGAAATACTTAAGCTTgcaaagaaggagaagaagagtaGAAGTTCAAGAAATCACATTTTAGGGTTAATAGTAGCCATCAAGCAAGCAAAGAAGCTACTTCCTGAGCGCCTGAATATGTGGACATGTCGACAAGGTTCAATTAGTAATTTTGCCGTTGCGCCGTTGAGAAATTACAGTACAAGATGGAAGGCAGCTATGTTGAAGAGGAACACTAAGTTGGCCACTGCTAAACAAGAAACTCCAAGAGTTGTGCACAATGAAGGAATGTTGAAGAGATTAAAGGGTATGCAATGTTTCAAGACTTGAGTACCTTCCATTGAACATTTTAATATAGATCTCTAGCTACTTCAATTGAAATATAATTGATCCTCGTCTTCTTCCATCTTCTTCAGATGCTTTCAGATTCTTTACTCTAATGACGTTTGTTGTCCTGGATTTACTGCTTGTCCTAATGCTTTCAAATTCTTAGGGGTCACTTGGTTGTTGGTTAGGAAGGAGTTAATTATGTATTAAAACGAGCATAACTAGTACTTCACCATGTTTGGTAGATTTTAGTTGTCTTATCAAATAAATAGAAATAGTAGATTTCCCGTCATTCATGAGAGATTCCTCTTTATCTCTTTCGATCTAATAGAATGATTTTGCTGCATCCAAACTAACACTAATCCAAGCCATTTCATGAATAAAACATGATCAATTAACCAACCAACAAAATTACTTATTAGAATTTACAAATAGTATCCATAAATTGCACCACCTCTATAAAATTTTGGAAACAGCTTCGTATAGTAGCTGGAAAGGGAAATGacaataattaatttttaaaaaactttTCCTTTGTCACAGGCTTTTATTTTTGCGCAgtttgcccttcatttggggtggtctttaattttcgccCTTCAAATTGATAATCTTTAATTTACACTCCTCGCCTAACACCCCGAAATTGtgagttcgaaccccagctcaggtaaaaaaaaataaaaatcgctAGGCAGAATTTCGCAAAGCAgactttgcaaaattctgcctcaaAGTCTGCCTTAAGGCACAATTTGGGCCCCACAGACAGAATTTGCTTgggcagaaattctgcctgtgAGGTGTAAATTCTGTCtgaagggtaaaatttaa
Encoded here:
- the LOC132621584 gene encoding uncharacterized protein LOC132621584: MDWCSWLSKTSLEHSLVHEYALTFAHNELVQDDIVYFNHEFLQSMGINIAKHRQEILKLAKKEKKSRSSRNHILGLIVAIKQAKKLLPERLNMWTCRQGSISNFAVAPLRNYSTRWKAAMLKRNTKLATAKQETPRVVHNEGMLKRLKGMQCFKT